The window CTTTAGTAAGGTCAGATGTCAGTTACTAAGTATGAGATAAGGTTTATAGAGTTGTCCCGTCATGCTATTGCTTTGATTCCCACTGATGAGGAGAGAGTAAATAGATTCATTGAGGGTCTTCACTACAGTATCCGCCGTGCTATGGACAGAAAGACCAAGACATGGATTTTATTACACCAAGTTGTGGAGATAGCGCGTCGTGTTGAGCGCATCCACAGTGAGGCTAGGGAGATCATACAGGGCAGGGACAAGAGGTCCCGATATTCAGGTAGCTTCAGTGATGCCTCGTTTGGAGGCCAAGGTCGATTCAAGAGAGGCCATTCTAGTAGACCGGTTTATCATTCACCGACGCTCAATAGAGGAGGTTCTGTGCATTCTTCATTCGGTGCACTCCCAAcacagagttctcaccatgctCCATCTGTTCAGATTTCGCCAATAATGGGCTCTTGTAATGGTTATTCTGGTTCACGGGGTCTGACTCAGGACCCGCAGTCATTTTTGGTCAAAGGTTGCAATGAGTTTGGAGATTTGGGGCATGTTAGTAAATATTGTTCATGTCTACAGTAGAGAGGTCATACTATGATTATCGCATCGGTTGCTACGCGACCCGCTTAGCCAGCTCAGGGTGGAGGTCATTCAATACGTAGTCATCCTAGAGAGGGAGCTCAGTCTAGTAGAGGTCTGTCCAGATTCTATGTATTCCTAGGGAGGACCGAGGTTATTTCTTTTGATGCAATAATTGCAGTTATTATTTTTTTATGCCACACAGATGCTTCAGTATTGTTTGATCCTgtttctacttattcatatgtgtcgtcATACTTTGTTTCTTGTCTAGATATTCCTCGTGGTTCTCTTGATGCTCATGTGCATGAGTCTACACCTACTGAtgattctattgtggtggatcgagtttatcggtcatgtgtggtcacTATTTGTTGTTTTGAGATGAGGGAGGACTTCCTATTATTAgatatgatggattttgatgtgatctttGGTATGGAATGGCTATTCCCAtaccatgttattcttgattatcatactaagaccatgacgttggcgatgccgggatcgCCGAGGTTGGGGTGGAAGGGTTCTCTTGGTTTCACTTCTAGCAGAGTGATTTCATTCTTGAAGGCTTAACGGATGGTTGATAATGGATGTTTGGCGTATCTAGCTTTTGTTAGAGATATTAGTACTGGTACTCCTACttttgagttagttccagtagtgagtgAGTTTCTGGATGTGTTTGCAGACATACCATGCATGCCACCCAATATGGATTTGATTTTGTCATTGATTTGGCACAGAGGCAAGAGactatctctattcctccgtagTATATAGCTCTAGCAGaattgaagaaattaaagaagcagttgcaagatttcGATAAGAGGTCAGTTATGCCTAGTATTATTCCTTGGGGTACACCAATATTGTTTGTTAAAAAGAAGGATGggtctatgagaatgtgtattgactatcggcagttgaacaagatgaccatcaagaacaagtatccattgtcgcacattgataacttatttgatcaCCATCAAGGTGCTTGTATGCTCTAAAAGACTGAGTTGAGATCGcggtatcactagttgaaaatCAGGGCTTCGGGCATCCCTAAGACTACTTTCCGGACttgttatgggcattatgagtttttgatgatgttgtttgggttgacTAATTCCCCTGCAaccttcatgcatttgatgaacaattttctcagccctatttggactcttATGTCAttatgttcattgatga is drawn from Nicotiana tomentosiformis chromosome 12, ASM39032v3, whole genome shotgun sequence and contains these coding sequences:
- the LOC138902421 gene encoding uncharacterized protein, whose protein sequence is MSVTKYEIRFIELSRHAIALIPTDEERVNRFIEGLHYSIRRAMDRKTKTWILLHQVVEIARRVERIHSEAREIIQGRDKRSRYSGSFSDASFGGQGRFKRGHSSRPVYHSPTLNRGGSVHSSFGALPTQSSHHAPSVQISPIMGSCNGYSGSRGLTQDPQSFLVKDASVLFDPVSTYSYVSSYFVSCLDIPRGSLDAHVHESTPTDDSIVVDRVYRSCVVTICCFEMREDFLLLDMMDFDVIFGMEWLFPYHVILDYHTKTMTLAMPGSPRLGWKGSLGFTSSRVISFLKA